Proteins encoded together in one Desulfosporosinus meridiei DSM 13257 window:
- a CDS encoding EcsC family protein translates to MPFYKDPKNNEEMYEEHVRADLNHWVRKLLQRPGLVERTSKVIQTKVNDKIIPQKVHTVITATVKGLIKSVVFGLEYVPNSPTIYGISLRERDLKAQGLLTKYRKIAAAEGAGTGAGGFTLAVADFPALIVIKMKFLFELAHIYGFSTEDYRERLFLLYVFQLAFSSQEKRPELYNVILNWDKNIGNWPVEKESLQQVNWEQFQREYRDAIDFRKTLQLIPGLGIIVGAWANYGLLDDLGIVGINCYRMRILGGVKL, encoded by the coding sequence GTGCCCTTCTATAAAGATCCCAAAAATAATGAAGAAATGTATGAAGAGCATGTGCGAGCAGATTTAAATCACTGGGTTAGGAAATTGTTGCAAAGGCCGGGCTTGGTGGAACGAACCTCAAAAGTCATTCAAACCAAGGTAAATGACAAAATAATACCTCAAAAAGTCCATACTGTAATTACCGCGACTGTTAAAGGATTGATTAAATCCGTGGTCTTTGGACTTGAGTATGTACCCAATAGTCCCACAATTTATGGAATAAGCTTACGAGAACGCGACTTGAAGGCCCAGGGCCTCTTAACCAAATATCGAAAAATTGCTGCAGCAGAAGGGGCCGGAACCGGTGCAGGCGGCTTTACATTAGCGGTAGCGGACTTTCCGGCTCTTATCGTAATCAAAATGAAATTTCTTTTTGAGTTAGCGCATATTTATGGGTTTTCTACCGAAGATTATCGAGAGCGTCTATTCTTGTTATATGTTTTTCAACTGGCATTCTCAAGTCAAGAGAAACGCCCCGAACTTTATAATGTCATTCTAAATTGGGATAAGAACATAGGAAATTGGCCGGTGGAGAAAGAAAGTTTGCAGCAAGTTAATTGGGAACAATTTCAGCGAGAGTATCGAGATGCCATTGATTTCCGAAAAACACTTCAGCTCATACCTGGTTTGGGTATAATTGTGGGGGCCTGGGCAAATTATGGGCTATTAGACGATTTGGGAATTGTAGGTATCAATTGTTATAGAATGAGAATTTTGGGAGGGGTTAAACTTTGA
- the secD gene encoding protein translocase subunit SecD has translation MRRGNIIKLIVLVLLVAVATGLSIKPLVDPVNGIPLGLDLRGGVHLVLQAEQDKEGNQITNDDIDKAKAIIENRVNDMGVSEPIVQADYGKKRIVVDLAGVTDPDKAVNILKTTAKLTFRDAQGKVLLQGDDLKDAKGGQGQGGQGYVVNLTFSSEGAKKFGDITTQLVGQRLGVYLDEELLTNPTVNTPILNGQAEITGYATLDEAAADAVLMRSGSLPVSLSIAEKRQVGASLGVDSLNKSIHAGIYSLIFIFLFMLIYYRLPGVVADFSLIVYGLIVLWAFWGFKVVLTLPGIAGFILSIGMAVDFNIIIYERVKEEIRAGKSIRAGVESGFSRAFITVIDAHVTTLIAAFTLYLLGSGSVKGFALTLGIGILVSLFTAITFTRQVLRWVVGISPKMKTFWFGVRGDV, from the coding sequence ATGAGACGGGGAAACATCATCAAACTGATAGTGCTGGTGCTTCTTGTAGCGGTAGCTACAGGTTTATCGATTAAGCCCCTTGTGGATCCCGTAAATGGAATCCCGTTGGGACTTGATCTACGCGGCGGGGTACATCTAGTACTTCAGGCAGAGCAGGATAAAGAAGGCAATCAAATTACGAATGACGATATTGACAAAGCGAAAGCGATTATTGAGAACAGGGTTAACGATATGGGAGTTTCCGAACCCATCGTTCAGGCAGACTATGGTAAGAAAAGGATTGTTGTTGATTTAGCAGGTGTTACAGATCCGGATAAGGCAGTTAATATCCTTAAAACTACCGCTAAATTAACCTTCAGAGATGCTCAAGGAAAGGTTCTCTTGCAAGGAGACGATTTAAAAGATGCCAAGGGCGGACAAGGTCAAGGCGGACAAGGGTATGTGGTAAATTTAACCTTTTCCTCTGAAGGGGCGAAAAAGTTTGGTGATATAACAACCCAGTTAGTGGGGCAGAGACTAGGTGTATATCTTGATGAGGAACTCTTGACCAATCCAACCGTTAACACACCGATTCTTAACGGTCAAGCAGAAATTACCGGCTATGCTACTTTAGATGAGGCAGCTGCTGATGCAGTTCTCATGCGTTCAGGATCGTTGCCTGTGAGCTTAAGTATTGCTGAGAAACGCCAAGTGGGAGCATCTTTAGGTGTAGACTCGTTAAACAAAAGCATTCATGCAGGTATTTACAGTTTGATTTTTATATTTCTCTTTATGTTGATTTACTATCGCTTGCCTGGTGTTGTAGCTGATTTTTCGCTAATAGTATACGGTCTTATTGTCTTATGGGCCTTTTGGGGGTTCAAGGTGGTATTGACTCTTCCGGGTATTGCTGGTTTCATTCTCTCTATTGGAATGGCTGTAGACTTTAATATCATTATATATGAGCGGGTAAAAGAAGAAATCCGGGCAGGGAAATCGATTCGAGCCGGTGTGGAGTCTGGGTTTAGCCGAGCTTTTATAACTGTTATTGATGCCCACGTCACGACTCTTATCGCAGCGTTTACTCTTTATCTCCTCGGGAGCGGTTCTGTTAAAGGATTCGCATTAACCCTGGGTATCGGGATTCTTGTTAGTTTATTTACTGCGATTACCTTTACTAGGCAGGTATTACGCTGGGTAGTGGGAATTAGCCCTAAAATGAAAACATTCTGGTTTGGTGTTAGGGGGGATGTGTAA
- the yajC gene encoding preprotein translocase subunit YajC translates to MNQSTLTLVLYFVVFFGIMYFLMIRPQQKQAKKRQELMNNLRTRDQVITTGGIYGKITKVKEDSVMLLIAEKVEIELAKSGIVSVENRDIELEKDK, encoded by the coding sequence TTGAATCAATCTACCTTAACTTTAGTCCTGTATTTTGTGGTCTTTTTTGGGATAATGTACTTTCTCATGATTAGACCGCAACAAAAACAAGCTAAAAAGCGTCAGGAATTAATGAATAATCTTCGCACCAGAGATCAGGTAATTACAACCGGTGGGATCTATGGTAAAATCACAAAAGTCAAAGAAGACTCTGTAATGTTGCTTATTGCTGAAAAAGTAGAGATAGAGTTGGCCAAAAGTGGCATAGTAAGTGTAGAGAACCGTGATATTGAGTTAGAAAAGGACAAGTAG
- the tgt gene encoding tRNA guanosine(34) transglycosylase Tgt translates to MAAVYLEILKEDSRTKARLGKLHTPHGTIETPVFMPVGTQGTVKTMTPEEIKEIGAGMILSNTYHLFLRPGHELVREAGGLHRFMNWDGAILTDSGGFQVFSLGDMRTIREEGVEFRSHIDGSRQFLSPEISMQVQMSLGSDVVMAFDECAPYPCTHTYAKDSLERTTRWLKRCKETLTTTDKQSLFGIVQGGMFEDLRRQSAAEITELDLPGYAIGGLSVGEPKDIMYEVLDYTVPLLPREKPRYLMGVGSPDALIEGVMRGIDMFDCVLPTRIARNGTALTRFGKVIVRNAGSARDFGPIDPSCDCYTCRNYSRAYIRHLLKAEEILGLRLMSIHNLRYLQILMHEVREAIKEDRLPEYREKCFSDYGYE, encoded by the coding sequence TTGGCTGCCGTATATTTGGAAATACTTAAGGAAGATTCTCGAACGAAGGCTCGTTTAGGTAAGCTGCATACACCTCACGGAACTATAGAAACTCCCGTATTCATGCCGGTTGGAACCCAAGGGACTGTGAAAACTATGACCCCGGAAGAGATCAAAGAAATCGGGGCTGGAATGATCTTAAGTAACACGTATCATTTGTTCTTGCGCCCGGGGCATGAATTGGTTCGAGAGGCAGGGGGGCTTCATCGCTTTATGAACTGGGATGGGGCAATTCTTACCGACAGTGGCGGTTTTCAAGTGTTTAGCTTAGGAGATATGCGTACTATAAGAGAAGAAGGGGTTGAATTCAGATCACACATTGATGGATCTCGTCAATTCCTAAGTCCCGAAATATCAATGCAGGTTCAAATGTCTCTGGGCTCTGATGTGGTAATGGCTTTTGATGAGTGCGCACCTTATCCGTGTACTCATACATATGCTAAGGATTCTTTGGAAAGAACCACGCGCTGGCTTAAGCGTTGTAAGGAAACTTTAACTACGACGGATAAACAATCCTTGTTTGGGATTGTTCAAGGAGGTATGTTCGAAGATCTGCGACGACAAAGTGCGGCAGAGATCACGGAATTAGATTTGCCGGGCTATGCTATTGGGGGCTTAAGTGTCGGAGAACCCAAGGATATTATGTATGAAGTGTTGGACTATACCGTTCCTTTACTCCCGAGAGAAAAACCCCGCTATCTAATGGGTGTAGGATCACCGGATGCACTGATTGAAGGTGTTATGAGGGGAATCGATATGTTTGACTGTGTGCTGCCAACCAGGATTGCCCGGAATGGGACAGCACTGACTCGTTTTGGCAAAGTAATTGTTCGGAATGCAGGATCTGCTCGGGATTTTGGGCCCATTGACCCATCCTGTGATTGTTATACCTGTCGGAATTATTCTCGTGCTTATATCAGACATCTGCTCAAAGCAGAAGAAATTTTAGGCCTTCGCTTAATGAGCATTCATAATCTGCGCTATCTCCAGATCCTAATGCATGAAGTTAGGGAAGCAATTAAGGAAGACCGTTTGCCGGAATACCGGGAAAAGTGCTTTTCTGATTATGGGTATGAATAA
- a CDS encoding polysaccharide deacetylase family protein, whose product MNKIVKKLLLVVFFLIGLGISGCSDEKASNVTSQSTLSFDESSLAKIESSNITAKVQDLREVQQIPVLYYHSIMLEEGNEVRMPPEQFEAQMSYMRDKGYESVSLNELYNAFYNNEILPPKPFVITFDDGYEDNYTNAFPIVEKYGFTATVFMVSSYIDGDGFLSWTQLRELVANEWEVAGHTVSHPYLSQCDRKALFNELLSSKETLEKGLGQPIKFFAYPYGDVNEDVAQAVKDSGYVMAFTTKRGWVDLSLDKWHQKRVYCFANMGLNEFSRRLQDSNY is encoded by the coding sequence GTGAACAAAATTGTGAAAAAGCTATTATTGGTGGTCTTTTTTCTGATTGGACTTGGCATTAGTGGTTGTAGTGATGAGAAAGCTTCAAATGTCACTTCTCAGTCTACACTATCCTTCGATGAATCTAGTTTGGCTAAGATTGAGTCATCTAATATTACCGCCAAAGTACAAGATCTTCGGGAAGTTCAACAAATACCGGTTCTTTATTATCATTCAATTATGTTGGAGGAAGGTAATGAAGTAAGAATGCCTCCCGAACAGTTTGAAGCACAGATGTCCTACATGCGAGATAAAGGCTATGAGAGTGTTAGTCTGAATGAATTATATAATGCCTTTTATAACAATGAAATTCTCCCTCCTAAACCCTTTGTGATTACCTTTGATGATGGTTATGAAGATAATTATACAAATGCGTTTCCTATTGTGGAAAAGTATGGGTTTACAGCTACAGTGTTTATGGTGTCAAGTTATATTGATGGAGATGGTTTTTTATCCTGGACACAGCTTAGAGAATTAGTGGCAAATGAATGGGAAGTTGCTGGACATACTGTAAGTCATCCCTACTTATCTCAATGTGATAGAAAAGCTTTATTTAATGAACTTTTAAGTTCCAAGGAAACTCTCGAAAAGGGTCTTGGTCAGCCGATAAAATTTTTTGCCTACCCATACGGAGATGTCAATGAGGATGTGGCGCAGGCGGTTAAGGATTCAGGTTATGTGATGGCCTTCACTACAAAACGGGGGTGGGTTGACCTCAGTCTCGATAAATGGCACCAGAAACGTGTTTATTGCTTTGCTAATATGGGACTAAACGAGTTTTCTCGACGACTTCAGGATTCAAACTACTAA
- a CDS encoding cation diffusion facilitator family transporter: MNEKTKVATLSVVSNITLTLSKVIIGFLSGSVSILSEGIHSGIDLIAAIIALFAVKESGKPADSCHAYGHGKIENVSGTIEAALIFVAALMIIVEAIQKIREILSGSGGHVSDLGLGLGLLIMAVSAVMNFIVSTCLMRVAIKTDSVALEADALHLRTDVYTSLGVLLGLLIIKFTGWIIIDPIIALGVAFMIIRAAIDLSKKAFAPLVDVSLPDEERRIIAEVLQLYEKEFVEFHKLRTRKAGAERHVDLHLVVAKFTPVVDVHELCDRIEQEINEKLSITYVLIHAEPCSTREEECPVENGVTSTCQRCGYRPRRSNLRSEVRDKER; this comes from the coding sequence ATGAATGAGAAGACAAAGGTCGCCACATTATCCGTCGTTTCAAATATAACATTGACTTTATCTAAGGTTATAATCGGCTTTCTTAGTGGCTCCGTTAGTATCTTGTCAGAAGGAATTCATTCGGGTATTGATTTAATAGCGGCCATTATTGCTCTTTTTGCCGTAAAGGAATCCGGGAAGCCTGCAGATTCATGCCATGCTTATGGACATGGAAAAATCGAAAATGTTTCGGGTACGATTGAAGCTGCGCTAATATTTGTGGCAGCACTAATGATAATCGTTGAAGCGATTCAGAAAATCAGAGAAATCCTTAGCGGCAGTGGAGGCCATGTTTCGGATTTAGGGCTGGGATTAGGTCTGCTAATCATGGCCGTCTCGGCGGTTATGAATTTCATTGTATCTACATGTCTGATGAGAGTTGCGATAAAGACCGATTCAGTAGCTCTTGAAGCAGATGCCTTACATTTACGGACAGATGTCTATACGTCTCTAGGGGTCTTATTAGGATTACTAATTATAAAATTTACTGGGTGGATTATAATTGACCCCATTATTGCACTTGGAGTTGCCTTTATGATTATACGAGCAGCGATTGACCTTTCCAAAAAGGCCTTTGCACCGCTAGTTGATGTTAGCTTGCCTGACGAAGAGCGAAGGATTATTGCTGAAGTGCTCCAACTATATGAGAAAGAATTTGTTGAATTTCATAAACTACGGACCCGTAAAGCCGGAGCAGAACGGCATGTTGATTTGCATTTAGTTGTTGCCAAATTTACCCCTGTGGTTGACGTTCATGAACTCTGTGATAGGATTGAACAAGAGATTAATGAGAAATTATCGATAACTTATGTCTTGATTCATGCGGAACCATGTAGCACCAGAGAGGAAGAATGCCCTGTTGAGAATGGGGTGACTTCTACCTGTCAGCGCTGCGGTTACAGACCCCGAAGGAGTAATCTGAGGTCAGAAGTTCGAGATAAAGAGAGATAA
- the secF gene encoding protein translocase subunit SecF, with the protein MTKTGHSATYEEVQKLHPLYFNIVRRRFWWFAISLLIIIPGIISLFLQGLNLGIDYTGGTMLDITFNKAVTQSAISDTMKSVGLEGPVQLSNGETTALIRTEALEEDKRSELLNALETKVGAFDKASIKEDKVGPAMGQELTRNAIYALIIAMGMMILYITIRFQFVFAISAILALLHDVFVVVGVFSLFRWEIDATFVAAILTIVGYSINDTVIIFDRIRENEPKMRRGDSYEDMVDKSVWQTMRRSVNTVITVLISLFAVFILGGESTRMFSLAMLIGVFCGAYSSIFIASQILVEIKRHMKKKPRSGGKVAQATTK; encoded by the coding sequence ATGACGAAGACTGGACATTCAGCAACCTATGAAGAGGTTCAGAAGTTACATCCACTTTATTTTAATATTGTAAGAAGACGGTTTTGGTGGTTCGCAATCTCTCTTTTAATTATTATCCCGGGGATTATTTCCTTGTTCCTCCAAGGGCTGAATTTGGGGATAGATTATACTGGTGGAACGATGCTTGATATAACCTTTAATAAGGCGGTGACGCAAAGCGCGATATCAGATACCATGAAATCTGTTGGGTTGGAAGGGCCTGTACAGTTGTCCAATGGTGAAACAACTGCCTTAATCAGAACTGAAGCCCTCGAAGAAGATAAACGAAGTGAATTGCTGAACGCCTTAGAGACTAAGGTTGGGGCTTTTGACAAAGCGTCCATAAAAGAGGATAAAGTAGGCCCTGCTATGGGACAAGAATTGACCAGAAATGCTATATATGCCTTGATTATTGCCATGGGAATGATGATCCTCTATATTACTATTAGATTCCAGTTTGTCTTTGCTATCTCTGCGATATTAGCTTTGTTACACGATGTTTTTGTGGTTGTCGGGGTTTTCTCGCTGTTTCGCTGGGAAATTGATGCAACCTTTGTGGCTGCAATCTTGACTATTGTTGGTTACTCCATTAATGATACAGTGATTATTTTTGACAGGATTCGGGAGAATGAACCCAAGATGAGGCGGGGAGACAGTTATGAGGATATGGTGGACAAATCTGTTTGGCAGACTATGCGTCGGTCAGTTAATACTGTCATAACTGTATTAATTTCTCTGTTTGCGGTATTTATCCTAGGTGGAGAATCGACAAGAATGTTTTCTTTAGCTATGTTGATAGGGGTGTTTTGTGGAGCCTACTCCTCAATTTTCATTGCTAGTCAAATACTTGTCGAGATAAAAAGACACATGAAGAAAAAGCCTCGCTCAGGTGGTAAGGTGGCTCAAGCCACTACAAAATAG
- a CDS encoding HD domain-containing protein, with protein MTKVTLQEIKADPYVQALIDAGNRHLAAIGYTEHGLRHAGLVSHIASNILEKMEHSDRECELAAIAGYLHDIGNAVNRVDHAHSGAILAAGILERHKMNPEEIAIIIGAIGNHDEQDGNPVNVISASLILADKSDVHRSRVRNSEPVKFDIHDRVNYAVKKSFLRVYPKERIALELTIDTEICPVMEYFEIFLARMLLSRKAAIFLETKFELKINEVKLL; from the coding sequence TTGACAAAGGTCACTCTGCAAGAAATTAAAGCGGATCCTTATGTACAAGCTCTTATTGATGCCGGAAACCGCCATCTTGCGGCTATAGGCTATACAGAGCATGGACTAAGGCACGCCGGCCTGGTCTCTCATATTGCGTCAAATATTTTAGAGAAAATGGAGCATTCCGATAGGGAGTGTGAACTGGCTGCTATTGCCGGCTATCTACATGACATTGGAAATGCCGTGAACCGTGTGGATCATGCTCACTCCGGGGCAATTCTGGCGGCAGGAATATTGGAACGCCATAAGATGAATCCCGAGGAAATCGCAATCATTATTGGGGCAATTGGAAATCATGATGAGCAAGATGGTAACCCGGTTAATGTTATTTCAGCGTCCTTGATTTTAGCTGATAAATCAGATGTTCACAGATCCAGAGTAAGAAATTCAGAACCGGTAAAGTTTGACATTCATGATAGAGTTAATTATGCGGTTAAGAAATCCTTTCTGCGTGTTTATCCAAAAGAACGTATTGCTTTAGAATTAACAATTGACACGGAAATTTGTCCGGTTATGGAATACTTCGAGATATTTCTGGCACGGATGCTTCTTTCCCGCAAAGCTGCGATTTTTTTAGAGACAAAATTTGAATTAAAGATTAACGAGGTAAAGCTACTCTAA
- the queA gene encoding tRNA preQ1(34) S-adenosylmethionine ribosyltransferase-isomerase QueA, giving the protein MNVSDFDFELPEDLIAQHPVEPRDTSRLMVVNRESGEIAHHTFRDLKSLLIKGDVLVLNNTRVIPARLIGEKEGTEVKIEVLLLKRLELDVWEALVKPGKRLKIGQKVSFGNGILVGELQEILANGNRRIHFSYSGMFETILDELGQMPLPPYITAQLEDRERYQTVYAKERGSVAAPTAGLHFTPELLDELRMKGVEIVEILLHVGLGTFRPVKVEDISEHAMHSEYYRVEVEAAEQINRAKLEGRRVIAVGTTAARTLESVGHKGKVTPGEGWTDIFIYPGYLFQIVDVLLTNFHFPKSTLVMLVSALAGRELILKAYENAVQERYRFYSFGDSMLIL; this is encoded by the coding sequence TTGAATGTCTCAGATTTTGATTTCGAATTACCTGAGGACTTAATTGCCCAACATCCGGTAGAGCCTCGGGATACTTCCAGGTTAATGGTTGTTAATCGCGAAAGTGGAGAAATAGCACACCACACTTTTAGGGATTTGAAGTCACTATTAATCAAAGGCGATGTCCTTGTATTAAACAATACCCGGGTTATTCCTGCACGGTTGATCGGGGAAAAAGAAGGAACTGAAGTAAAAATTGAAGTTCTCTTGCTTAAGAGACTTGAACTTGATGTATGGGAGGCTTTGGTTAAACCCGGAAAGCGTCTTAAGATCGGGCAAAAAGTAAGCTTTGGAAACGGAATATTAGTCGGAGAACTCCAGGAAATTTTAGCGAATGGGAACAGAAGGATTCATTTCAGTTATTCAGGAATGTTCGAAACTATACTCGATGAGCTGGGGCAAATGCCCCTTCCACCTTACATAACTGCTCAATTAGAAGACCGAGAGCGCTATCAGACGGTATATGCCAAAGAGAGAGGATCTGTTGCAGCCCCCACAGCTGGGTTGCATTTTACCCCTGAGCTCTTAGATGAACTCCGGATGAAGGGAGTGGAAATTGTTGAGATTCTCCTTCATGTTGGCTTAGGAACTTTTCGCCCGGTGAAAGTGGAGGATATCAGCGAACATGCCATGCATTCAGAGTACTATCGTGTTGAAGTTGAAGCAGCGGAGCAAATTAACCGAGCCAAATTAGAGGGGCGTCGTGTCATCGCCGTAGGGACAACCGCAGCACGAACCTTAGAATCTGTGGGACATAAGGGGAAGGTCACACCCGGTGAAGGGTGGACGGATATTTTTATTTATCCAGGTTATTTGTTTCAAATTGTAGATGTCCTTCTGACCAATTTTCATTTTCCAAAGTCTACTTTGGTCATGTTGGTTAGTGCCCTGGCGGGGAGAGAACTAATCTTAAAAGCCTATGAGAATGCTGTTCAGGAGAGATACAGATTCTATAGCTTTGGAGATTCTATGCTTATATTATAA
- the recJ gene encoding single-stranded-DNA-specific exonuclease RecJ, which yields MVKRIWSAPKSSGRRSEILGNLLGVSPIVSEILVQRGYEKPEEAIEFLHPTLLNLNSPFCFCDMRKTIERLTLALKRQEKILIYGDYDVDGVTSTTLLYKVLIDLGFQAVAYIPHRQDEGYGLHAEAVERAAKAGVSVIITVDCGITAVAEVIQAKTSNIDIIITDHHEPGQVLPEAFAIINPKLENSGYPFRDLAGVGVAFKLAQALLQSLGNLEVGIQTEMYLLDLVALGTIADLVPVVGENRIFVHYGLRQMEETNHPGLAALLEECGLKDKPLKAGQIGFMVAPRINAAGRMDSARAGLELLLSEDPERASELARQLTKENQMRQETEKEILAEAVSLLEGKPLPRVIVLSAENWHHGVVGIVASRLVERYYRPVFMISEDGDEAKGSARGILGYPVLEQLSQQAHLLTKFGGHRQAAGFSLLTKDIEKLREGLNTQALAFDEALFQEVLRVDSLVTLNMVSPELLRQLEQMAPFGLGNPGPILACKEIPVHSLGAVGKEQSHIKFRFGSKGEQEGIAFRIGERLQDLQEKQTLDAAFALDWNTFRGREDVQLMIKDVQPEADWTDPFIKDTKADTYQEIAATLEEPEIEWLDWRYMPRSEWPLQKNEGLWVWDNRGSMPTLRLGNDLPNSDNSPKSLIHDKHLDGNEQVIVKQNLGMILGLPLTGEDFKEGVEKFRELGIFRIALAGFESPLEERVRQRCCFISRDELVQLYRELQTKSKTANPFIWGGNQKVSQAQKAALKIFEELGFIQCLGGSDEFFLKWIPAKNKLELDSSSRYRLTKERFDEALKFHKELLNTVLKVL from the coding sequence ATTGTGAAACGCATATGGTCGGCACCGAAATCTTCCGGACGTAGGTCGGAAATACTGGGAAATTTATTAGGGGTTTCGCCGATTGTCTCAGAGATACTGGTTCAAAGAGGGTATGAAAAGCCGGAAGAGGCTATTGAATTTTTGCATCCGACCCTCTTAAATCTAAATTCCCCTTTCTGTTTTTGTGATATGAGGAAAACCATAGAGAGATTAACTTTAGCCCTAAAGCGTCAGGAAAAGATACTCATTTACGGAGATTATGATGTTGATGGAGTGACAAGTACCACTTTATTATATAAAGTACTTATAGATCTGGGTTTTCAAGCGGTGGCCTATATCCCTCACCGCCAAGATGAAGGTTATGGTCTCCATGCTGAGGCCGTTGAGCGTGCTGCTAAGGCGGGAGTGAGTGTTATAATTACGGTTGACTGTGGAATTACAGCAGTCGCCGAAGTTATCCAAGCAAAAACCAGTAATATTGATATCATCATTACTGACCACCATGAACCCGGTCAAGTGTTGCCGGAGGCCTTTGCTATTATCAATCCTAAGCTTGAAAATTCAGGTTACCCATTTCGTGATTTAGCCGGAGTTGGGGTAGCGTTTAAATTGGCTCAGGCCTTGTTACAATCTCTGGGAAACCTTGAAGTAGGCATTCAAACGGAAATGTATCTTTTAGATTTAGTTGCTTTAGGGACTATTGCAGATCTTGTCCCGGTAGTTGGGGAAAACCGGATCTTTGTTCATTATGGTTTACGCCAAATGGAAGAAACCAATCACCCTGGCCTAGCTGCTCTTCTCGAGGAGTGTGGTTTAAAGGATAAACCACTTAAAGCTGGACAAATCGGCTTTATGGTTGCTCCCAGAATCAACGCTGCTGGGCGGATGGATAGCGCCCGAGCGGGGTTGGAGCTGCTCTTATCCGAGGATCCCGAACGAGCTAGTGAACTTGCCCGGCAGTTAACCAAAGAAAACCAAATGCGGCAGGAAACAGAAAAGGAGATCCTTGCAGAGGCCGTTTCCTTGTTAGAGGGTAAACCGCTGCCCAGAGTTATCGTTCTTTCAGCAGAAAATTGGCATCATGGGGTTGTGGGGATTGTGGCCTCCCGCTTGGTAGAACGGTATTATCGACCGGTTTTTATGATCTCGGAAGATGGGGATGAGGCTAAGGGATCTGCCCGTGGAATTCTGGGATATCCGGTTTTGGAACAATTAAGTCAACAGGCCCATCTTCTAACAAAGTTTGGCGGACATAGACAAGCTGCTGGCTTTTCTCTCCTTACAAAGGATATTGAAAAACTCAGAGAGGGCCTTAATACGCAAGCATTAGCCTTCGATGAAGCTCTGTTTCAAGAAGTCTTACGAGTTGATTCCTTAGTTACTCTGAATATGGTCTCTCCAGAATTACTTCGTCAACTTGAGCAAATGGCACCCTTTGGACTTGGAAATCCCGGCCCAATTCTAGCTTGTAAGGAAATTCCTGTGCATTCCTTGGGCGCTGTTGGGAAAGAACAAAGTCATATTAAATTTCGCTTTGGATCTAAAGGAGAACAAGAAGGGATTGCTTTCAGAATAGGAGAACGTTTACAAGATCTTCAGGAAAAACAAACCTTGGATGCCGCTTTTGCTCTCGATTGGAATACTTTTCGGGGGCGGGAGGATGTTCAATTAATGATTAAGGATGTCCAGCCTGAGGCAGATTGGACAGATCCTTTTATCAAAGATACTAAAGCTGATACATATCAGGAAATAGCTGCTACACTTGAGGAGCCGGAAATAGAATGGTTAGATTGGAGATATATGCCGAGGTCTGAATGGCCATTACAAAAAAATGAAGGTTTATGGGTTTGGGACAATAGGGGGAGTATGCCGACTCTTCGACTTGGGAATGATTTGCCTAATAGCGATAATTCACCTAAAAGTCTCATCCATGACAAGCATCTAGATGGCAATGAACAAGTAATAGTTAAGCAAAACCTTGGCATGATACTCGGCCTGCCGCTAACAGGTGAGGATTTCAAGGAGGGTGTCGAAAAGTTTCGGGAATTAGGTATATTTCGTATTGCACTAGCAGGATTTGAAAGCCCTCTTGAGGAAAGAGTTCGTCAGCGTTGTTGTTTTATATCTCGGGATGAGCTCGTTCAATTATATCGGGAACTCCAGACCAAATCGAAAACGGCTAACCCCTTTATTTGGGGTGGGAATCAAAAAGTATCCCAAGCTCAAAAAGCTGCCTTGAAGATATTTGAAGAGTTGGGATTTATCCAATGCCTAGGCGGATCAGACGAGTTCTTTCTAAAATGGATTCCCGCGAAAAACAAATTAGAGCTGGACTCTTCTTCGCGCTATCGCCTAACCAAAGAACGGTTTGATGAGGCATTAAAGTTTCACAAAGAATTATTAAATACAGTGCTTAAAGTTCTGTAA